One window of the Buchnera aphidicola (Shivaphis celti) genome contains the following:
- the purH gene encoding bifunctional phosphoribosylaminoimidazolecarboxamide formyltransferase/IMP cyclohydrolase: MENKNLIIKNALISVYNKKNITNFAKKLTEKKVNIFTTNNTEKFLKKKNINTTNVSKITKYTEMLNGKIKTLHPKIFFGILGKKKDLENHTTKSIIIFDIVVVNFTPINIVQDNKTIEDNIDIGGPAMIKAAMKNYKNTIVIVDYHDYERILQEINTFNNVCTKTKLELAKKACEYIINYEHNILKHFHKKLNKLNQEKSPFYSTIYLKLYKEQELKYGENPNQKAALYTQKKNIKNGSIDSFKQINGTKLSYNNIYDAHIANECVNQFTHPACAIIKHGTPCGVSTASHILSAYSNAYTSDPISAFGGIIGINTILTKSITQKIMDTQFVELIIAPEITSKALKIIKKNKKIKLLICGNYKNNIKKEYEFKNIREKILIQEKQNIQKFLQNWEIVSIKQPTDIEKKHALFCWKVAQFVKSNAIVYSYKFQTIGIGSGQTNRLESVKIANNQLDNNQKNKKKKYKNIIMASDAFFPFRDSIDECKKKNHAITCIIQPGGSIRDKEIIQAANDYNICMIFTKNRIFRH; this comes from the coding sequence ATGGAAAATAAAAATTTAATAATTAAAAATGCATTAATTAGCGTATATAACAAAAAAAATATAACAAATTTTGCAAAAAAACTAACTGAAAAAAAAGTAAATATTTTCACTACAAATAATACTGAAAAATTTTTAAAAAAAAAAAATATTAACACAACAAATGTTTCAAAAATAACGAAATATACAGAAATGTTAAACGGAAAAATAAAAACATTGCACCCAAAAATATTTTTTGGAATATTAGGAAAAAAAAAAGATTTAGAAAATCATACAACAAAATCAATTATTATATTTGATATAGTAGTAGTAAATTTTACTCCAATCAATATTGTTCAAGACAACAAAACGATTGAAGATAATATTGATATTGGTGGACCTGCTATGATAAAAGCAGCAATGAAAAATTATAAAAATACTATTGTCATAGTTGACTATCACGATTATGAACGTATATTACAAGAAATCAATACATTTAATAATGTTTGCACAAAAACAAAATTAGAATTAGCTAAAAAAGCATGTGAATACATTATAAATTATGAACACAATATACTAAAACATTTTCATAAAAAATTAAATAAATTGAATCAAGAAAAATCTCCTTTCTACAGTACTATATATCTTAAATTATATAAAGAACAAGAATTAAAATATGGAGAAAATCCTAACCAAAAAGCAGCATTATATACACAAAAAAAAAATATTAAAAACGGTTCTATTGATTCATTTAAACAAATAAATGGAACAAAACTATCATATAATAATATATATGATGCTCATATAGCAAATGAATGTGTCAATCAATTTACTCATCCAGCATGTGCAATCATTAAACATGGTACCCCGTGTGGTGTTTCTACTGCTAGTCATATACTATCAGCATATAGTAATGCATATACTAGTGACCCTATTTCAGCATTTGGAGGAATTATAGGAATAAATACTATTCTTACAAAATCTATCACACAAAAAATTATGGATACACAATTCGTAGAATTAATTATTGCTCCTGAAATTACATCTAAAGCATTAAAAATAATAAAAAAAAACAAAAAAATAAAACTATTAATTTGTGGAAATTATAAAAATAATATAAAAAAAGAATACGAATTTAAAAATATTAGAGAAAAAATATTAATACAAGAAAAACAAAATATACAAAAATTTCTTCAAAATTGGGAAATTGTTAGTATAAAACAACCAACAGACATCGAGAAAAAACATGCGTTATTTTGTTGGAAAGTAGCGCAATTTGTTAAATCAAATGCTATTGTATATAGTTATAAATTTCAAACTATTGGTATAGGATCTGGTCAAACAAATCGACTAGAATCTGTAAAAATAGCAAATAATCAACTTGATAATAATCAAAAAAATAAAAAAAAAAAATACAAAAATATTATTATGGCGTCTGATGCCTTTTTTCCATTTAGAGATAGTATTGATGAATGTAAAAAAAAAAATCATGCAATAACTTGTATTATTCAGCCAGGTGGTTCTATTAGAGATAAAGAAATTATACAAGCAGCAAATGATTATAATATATGTATGATTTTCACAAAAAATAGAATTTTTAGACATTAA